In the genome of Vicinamibacteria bacterium, the window CGTCCCAGATTGATGAAGCCCGCCCCCTGCTTGATCCAGTTGAGCTCCCTTTTGCCGAGCAGCCCTCGAGTTTCACGGGTCACCGGAGTCGTGACCAGGACGAAGTCGGCGCGCGGAAGCACTTTCGGAAGCTCCGCGGGACGGAACATCTCATCGACGTAACGGTGAGGCCGGCCGCTTCGCCGGACGCCGAGTACGTGCATCCCGAGTACTTTGGCCTTCTTCGCGGCCGAGCCGCCGATGTGGCCCACCCCCACCACGGCAAGTGTCTTCCCGGCAATCGTCGTGGTGTGGATTTCCCGCCATCGAGATTCCCGCTGCTGAGTCGCGAGCGCTGGCATGGCGCTATTGAGCATCAAGAGCGCCATCGTGACGAACTCGCCCGCCTTCGGTGCGTGGACCCCTCGGTTGTTGACCAGGGCCACACCGCGGGGAAGCCAATCGAGGGGAAGGAGGTGGTCGATCCCGGCTGCGATGACGTGGATCCACTTCAAGTTGGGCGCGATCTTCTCGAGCTCGTGCTTCGGAAACCACCAGCCAACCAGAACGTTGGTCGAACGGATGGCGCGATAGAATCCGGATTTGTCGGTGGCGATCGTGGTCCGTACCTGTCTCGCGACGTCGGGATAACGCCGCAGCGCAGCTCGGTAACGCTCCCGGGTCATGTGGAAGACCTCGGGTGCCTTGGGATTGCTCTGGAGGTGAACGTGAAGCCGCTTGGTCACGGCGAGCAAAGCTTTACACGGTGCTGAGACAGTAGTGCCATGAACAGCACGAGTCCCATGCGCCGGAGGTTATCACACGCGTGTTAGGATCCCGGCCGGACGAGGAGTCGCGTCGTGCCGATCGTCTCGAGAAGACGGGTTTCGGGAACATTTGCCGCGGCGTTGTGTCTCCCATCGCTCTTCAGCTTCCTCTCCTGTGCGG includes:
- a CDS encoding D-2-hydroxyacid dehydrogenase, with the protein product MTKRLHVHLQSNPKAPEVFHMTRERYRAALRRYPDVARQVRTTIATDKSGFYRAIRSTNVLVGWWFPKHELEKIAPNLKWIHVIAAGIDHLLPLDWLPRGVALVNNRGVHAPKAGEFVTMALLMLNSAMPALATQQRESRWREIHTTTIAGKTLAVVGVGHIGGSAAKKAKVLGMHVLGVRRSGRPHRYVDEMFRPAELPKVLPRADFVLVTTPVTRETRGLLGKRELNWIKQGAGFINLGRAEVVDYEALRLKLERGELSGAVLDVFETEPLPPHSALWSTPNLAITPHVATDDRDNYIPRTMDLVLENVRRYLAGRRLLNRVSPGREY